The sequence TGTAAGCTGGAAGTGGATAAATTTCTGAATGTTTGCATACACAGATCTGCCCCATTGTACAACCTACAAACAGCAGAATTATTCAcccataaataagaaaaataatgtATTGCATTTGCATATAGTTAAACATACATGTTCAAATAGCAGATAGACATGATGGTTCAATTACTTAGCTTTTCTAAGTAACagctagaaaaaaaaatcaagagcaGAAAGAGGGTAGGACAAGTACAACAAAGAATAAGTAATAGAAAAAAGTCCATGCCAATCATGCTTCATAATAGATCTCAAACTGAGACAAAACATCACATGATCGAAGTAGATAAACATAACTGACCTTTCCAACTGAAGCAAAATTATCATCCAAGATTATTATATCTAAGTTTTCTTTAGCAACCTCTGTTCCTCAGATTCCCATTGAAAGGCCAATATCCGCCTAAACAGAAGATAACAATAATGATACTGTTGACCTTGCACTATCATGTGTGTATTAAACTCCATGCGCCAAATGACTTAAAACACCTAGACAATAAACACATTCGAAATATACTAAAATCTTTTCTTCACAAACTAAAAGTAAATGAACTAAATAGACAATATTTCTTGAAAACAGAACCATCGGAATATGCTTCTTGCAGTTACTACATGATTAATTCACTCCGGttatactttgttttttctgcCATAAGATCAATGATGGCTGATGCAAATATGGGATgcaaaacttcaattaaaatgTAACTTAATGTTTATGCAAAACTTCAAGCAATTGAAAAATACCATCATCAAAAAACGActaattaactttttattaataaaCTCTTTGCTCTACATCTCATAAACTCAATGTTAATTTACTGCACATCTTTAACTAGAGCctttcttaaaatcaaaagcTATGGGAAACTTGTGCTTGAGCTGCTCCTCTCCTGAGTCTCATCAGCAGATTCGGGTTCGAGCAAAGTTGGAAAATGGCGGTTCTGGAAGCCCAAATACATTCCAAAATTGAAGTGTTTTATCACCTGCAACAGTGGCCACTGTGGAACCATCCGGACTCTGAGTCATGCAAAGTAGTCTTGATGTATGACCAGTGAGTTCACCCATTTTAACCATGGATTGATATTTCCATAGAGTGAGCTGATTCCTAGTGAACCCATGAGAACTAAGCAGTTCCCTCTCATGCTTATTCCACAACAAAGAGCAAACCTCAGACCCAGTATATACTGAGTTCAAGCAAGCCCCAGTGCGTGTATTCCAAAACTTAATACACCTATCTCCAACGCCTCCTCCGGTAGCCAGTAAGTTTCGTTGGAAAGGACACCAAGCAAGAGCTTTAACCGTAGATGTATGGTCTTCAAGCCTGTGAAGCCATTGCGTAGATGATGCCACGGATCTATCCCATATGTGGACAAGGTTATCGTTGCCTCCGCTCGCTAATTGTTGCCCCGAAGGCGACCATTTAAGCCCACACACTTCTCCATGGTGCCCTCTGAATGTCTCAACAATGTGTGAGCTAATTCTCACATCATTGTTAATTACTTGACCATCCATTCCTCCTGTAGTAAGGACATGGTTATTATTCCATGCCAATGCCCCTACTCTTGAAGTATGCCCACCTTTCAATTTTCTTAGCtgcaaaacaaaaacaaaaaccaaaaccaaaCCAATTAATCTCCCGAAGGTGTGACAATTTCTAAAAGGAAAATCATTTTT comes from Euphorbia lathyris chromosome 8, ddEupLath1.1, whole genome shotgun sequence and encodes:
- the LOC136203045 gene encoding cell division cycle 20.2, cofactor of APC complex-like, producing the protein MDGQVINNDVRISSHIVETFRGHHGEVCGLKWSPSGQQLASGGNDNLVHIWDRSVASSTQWLHRLEDHTSTVKALAWCPFQRNLLATGGGVGDRCIKFWNTRTGACLNSVYTGSEVCSLLWNKHERELLSSHGFTRNQLTLWKYQSMVKMGELTGHTSRLLCMTQSPDGSTVATVAGDKTLQFWNVFGLPEPPFSNFARTRIC